In Halobaculum magnesiiphilum, the following proteins share a genomic window:
- a CDS encoding HAH_0734 family protein: protein MKKLIVHGDPGLRKDGIIDYDGEEMRVFSIQRQGDYHGPDEPQLWCTIGSDDEREDFERRTYVPHWLEVDTIDAEALDVVKSGGDLNV from the coding sequence ATGAAGAAGCTCATCGTCCACGGCGACCCCGGACTGCGCAAGGACGGGATCATCGACTACGACGGCGAGGAGATGCGCGTCTTCTCCATTCAGCGGCAGGGCGACTACCACGGTCCCGACGAGCCGCAGTTGTGGTGCACCATCGGCAGCGACGACGAGCGCGAGGACTTCGAGCGGCGGACGTACGTCCCCCACTGGCTGGAGGTCGACACGATCGACGCCGAGGCCCTGGATGTCGTGAAGTCCGGCGGCGACCTCAACGTCTGA
- a CDS encoding ABC transporter ATP-binding protein gives MSDRGHQSAADAGDSGDAGDAAANDAAANDAAAEDGAREDTAAEEPVLSVEHVDSGYGDVQVLDDLSLSLSDGEIACLIGPNGAGKSTVLKTVFGLLTPWSGHVRYRGDDIGGLAPEEVVREGIGYVPQTENVFGSLTIEENLRMGGVARDDDLGPVIDELYDRFPILTEKREAKARTLSGGQRQVLAFARALVMEPDVLLIDEPSAGLAPNTADEVFDDVLAVNDLGTAILMVEQNARKGLSISDSGYVLDQGTVAYADEADALLDNPEVSRLYLGG, from the coding sequence ATGAGCGACCGAGGGCACCAGTCGGCAGCAGACGCCGGAGACTCCGGGGACGCCGGAGACGCCGCCGCCAACGACGCTGCCGCCAACGACGCCGCCGCCGAGGACGGGGCCCGCGAGGACACCGCCGCCGAGGAGCCCGTCCTCTCGGTGGAGCACGTCGACAGCGGCTACGGCGACGTGCAGGTGCTCGACGACCTCTCGCTGTCGCTGTCGGACGGCGAGATCGCGTGTCTCATCGGCCCGAACGGCGCCGGGAAGTCGACGGTGCTGAAGACGGTGTTCGGGCTGTTGACGCCGTGGTCGGGGCACGTCCGCTACCGCGGCGACGACATCGGCGGGCTGGCCCCCGAGGAGGTCGTCCGCGAGGGGATCGGCTACGTGCCCCAGACCGAGAACGTGTTCGGGAGCCTCACGATCGAGGAGAACCTCCGCATGGGCGGGGTCGCCCGCGACGACGACCTCGGACCGGTGATCGACGAGCTGTACGACCGGTTCCCGATCCTCACCGAGAAGCGCGAGGCGAAGGCTCGGACGCTCTCGGGCGGCCAGCGGCAGGTGCTCGCGTTCGCCCGCGCGCTCGTGATGGAGCCGGACGTCCTGCTCATCGACGAGCCCTCGGCCGGGCTGGCGCCCAACACGGCCGACGAGGTGTTCGACGACGTGCTGGCGGTCAACGACCTCGGAACGGCGATCCTGATGGTCGAGCAGAACGCCCGCAAGGGGCTGTCCATCTCCGACTCGGGGTACGTGCTCGACCAGGGAACCGTCGCGTATGCCGACGAGGCGGACGCGCTGCTCGACAACCCCGAGGTGTCGCGGCTGTACCTCGGCGGGTAG
- a CDS encoding branched-chain amino acid ABC transporter permease, producing MSVLEYLANGLVFSSIIVLSSIGLSLVYSIANFANFAHGDTMTVGAYTALVTFGFVGSLGAEVLGLPLGFFLALVVGVAVAAAVAVLTHKIVYEPLDVGSIGLLITSIGVAFVYRAIVQLGFGTGFLEFQIPLLRPIDALLPFGIRMTLHDVAIVASAVVLVAGLHALLQYTDLGRKMRATADNPSLARVSGIRTDRIEIWTWVIGAGLAGAGGVFLGLYSNISPRMGFNILLVVFAAVILGGIGSVYGAMAGGFLIGMINQLTPILPRLGQEIPFLPERFGIPIGIEYANAIAFLIMVAVLLVRPSGIAGEEAV from the coding sequence ATGTCGGTTCTCGAATATCTGGCGAACGGGCTCGTGTTCAGCAGCATCATCGTGTTGTCCAGCATCGGGCTCTCGCTGGTGTACTCGATCGCGAACTTCGCCAACTTCGCCCACGGCGACACGATGACCGTCGGCGCCTACACCGCGCTGGTGACGTTCGGCTTCGTGGGCTCGCTCGGGGCGGAGGTGCTCGGGCTGCCGCTGGGCTTCTTCCTCGCGCTGGTCGTCGGCGTCGCGGTCGCCGCGGCGGTCGCGGTGCTCACCCACAAGATCGTCTACGAACCGCTCGATGTCGGCTCGATCGGCCTGCTCATCACGTCTATCGGGGTCGCGTTCGTGTATCGCGCGATCGTCCAGCTCGGGTTCGGCACCGGGTTCCTCGAGTTCCAGATCCCGCTGTTGCGACCGATCGACGCGCTGCTCCCGTTCGGGATCCGCATGACGCTGCACGACGTGGCGATCGTCGCCAGCGCCGTCGTGCTGGTGGCCGGCCTGCACGCCCTGCTCCAGTACACTGACCTCGGCCGGAAGATGCGCGCGACGGCGGACAACCCCTCGCTCGCGCGGGTCTCGGGGATCCGGACCGACCGGATCGAGATCTGGACGTGGGTCATCGGCGCGGGCCTCGCGGGCGCCGGCGGCGTCTTCCTCGGCCTCTACAGCAACATCTCGCCGCGGATGGGGTTCAACATCCTCCTGGTCGTGTTCGCGGCCGTCATCCTCGGCGGGATCGGATCCGTGTACGGGGCGATGGCCGGCGGCTTCCTCATCGGGATGATCAACCAGCTGACGCCGATCCTCCCGCGACTCGGGCAGGAGATCCCGTTCCTTCCCGAGCGCTTCGGCATCCCCATCGGCATCGAGTACGCGAACGCCATCGCGTTCCTGATCATGGTCGCCGTGCTGCTCGTGCGACCGTCCGGCATCGCCGGGGAGGAGGCGGTGTGA
- a CDS encoding ABC transporter ATP-binding protein, with protein sequence MSESEGRPALYDGPNLDKEDAVLRVDGLHKAFGGLVAVDDASFAVERGSITGLIGPNGAGKSTIFNLVSGFYEPDAGTVTVNGTDVTGAEPHEVADEGLIRTFQTPRKLEGMTVREAMLVGPQRQPGESFVKLFTSPDEVEAAETRNIEDAQRMLEQFEIDHLATQPATDLSGGQLKLVELARAMLAEPEVLLLDEPVAGVNPTLANALREHIARLNEEGVTLCIIEHDMEFIMNLADPIVVLDRGSVLVEGTPEEVRTDQRVVDAYLGGPGE encoded by the coding sequence ATGAGTGAGAGCGAGGGGAGGCCGGCGCTGTACGATGGCCCGAACCTCGACAAGGAGGACGCCGTGTTGCGCGTCGACGGCCTCCACAAGGCGTTCGGCGGCCTCGTCGCCGTCGACGACGCCTCCTTCGCCGTCGAGCGGGGGAGCATTACGGGGCTCATCGGCCCCAACGGCGCCGGGAAGTCGACGATCTTCAACCTCGTGTCGGGCTTCTACGAGCCCGACGCGGGCACCGTCACGGTCAACGGGACCGACGTGACGGGCGCCGAACCCCACGAGGTCGCCGACGAGGGGCTCATCCGGACGTTCCAGACGCCCCGCAAGCTGGAGGGGATGACCGTCCGCGAGGCGATGCTCGTGGGGCCACAGCGCCAGCCCGGCGAGTCGTTCGTGAAGCTGTTCACCAGCCCCGACGAGGTCGAGGCCGCGGAGACGCGCAACATCGAGGACGCCCAGCGGATGCTGGAGCAGTTCGAGATCGACCACCTCGCCACCCAGCCGGCGACCGACCTCTCGGGCGGCCAGCTGAAGCTGGTCGAGCTCGCGCGGGCGATGCTCGCCGAGCCCGAGGTGCTCCTGCTGGACGAGCCGGTCGCGGGGGTCAACCCGACGCTCGCGAACGCGCTCCGCGAGCACATCGCCCGCCTCAACGAGGAGGGCGTCACGCTGTGCATCATCGAACACGACATGGAGTTCATCATGAACCTCGCCGACCCGATCGTCGTCCTGGACCGGGGCAGCGTCCTCGTGGAGGGGACGCCCGAGGAAGTCAGAACCGACCAGCGCGTCGTCGACGCCTACCTCGGAGGGCCGGGCGAATGA
- a CDS encoding DUF2298 domain-containing protein translates to MEYGLVVRWLVVLLALGAVGLPLSARLFPRSATRGAGFALPVSALTLGLVAFWVGRVAFGPIALGVGLLVLLALAAVALLDRDALRDGAVAFDDDAVGRLPDRTVVAETAAVFAVAFLFVVLIRAFDPAVDPIAGEKFLDYGILKSLLRAGALPPEDMWFAGEPVRYYYGGHLLAALFTTLAATPARFGYNLALAGFFGMLVAAVYDLAGSVAASRGRSRRTAGLLGAFLVGVAGNLHTAGWVFLRALPPGIRESVAGSLGFDAGEVVARDFSYWTASRVIPGTINEFPLFAWLNGDLHAHMTMTPFLLLGAALAFALYRTPESEPRRRRLLLFGAVPLVGGFQVVLDTWSFPSVFGLTWLAVATASAAPRTLLPAAIRRPLDARLGEGAGDSRLPEELGRPVVAAAVVAAAGALAVAVAAPFLLVAVAGGGSERELAVLPVEMRSSLGELLVVHGAFLVTFLAGLLGAVGRERPVTVIAGGVALAVAGVAVGLPALGLFGVLLIAGWVALRTDRAGFETVLIVGGAGLALIVELVFLKEQAGPGRMNTVFKTYAQVWPLWAAAAGVVLAGFLKAVPRPDAPVPWPSSGTRDVAAAVFVAALLVSTGMYAAFAVPAHVNEGYPDEPTLDGTHFVGAFHPSEERPIDWLDAREGQPVILSAPATGVYPGADSRYGHSPGMYTWNANPAASLTGLPTVAGWHHEVGYRGPEAYFSRVRQVDDAYTSRAAAVEVFRAYDVRYVWVGPAERERYDGRGMIDFASIDGVETVEEASTASVMVFRVTESELPPAPALRDEDN, encoded by the coding sequence ATGGAGTACGGTCTCGTCGTCCGCTGGCTCGTGGTCCTCCTCGCGCTCGGCGCCGTCGGCCTCCCGCTTTCGGCCCGGCTGTTCCCGCGGTCGGCGACGCGGGGCGCGGGGTTCGCCCTCCCCGTCTCGGCGCTGACGCTCGGGCTCGTCGCCTTCTGGGTCGGCCGCGTCGCGTTCGGACCGATCGCGCTCGGCGTCGGCCTGCTGGTCCTGCTCGCGCTCGCGGCGGTCGCGCTGCTCGACCGCGACGCGCTCCGCGACGGAGCCGTCGCGTTCGACGACGACGCGGTCGGCCGGCTGCCCGACCGAACCGTCGTCGCCGAGACGGCCGCGGTGTTCGCGGTCGCGTTCCTGTTCGTCGTGCTGATCCGCGCGTTCGACCCCGCCGTCGACCCGATCGCCGGCGAGAAGTTCCTGGATTACGGCATCCTCAAGTCGCTGCTGCGGGCGGGCGCGCTCCCGCCGGAGGACATGTGGTTCGCCGGCGAGCCCGTCCGGTACTACTACGGCGGCCACCTCCTCGCGGCGCTGTTCACGACGCTGGCGGCGACGCCGGCGCGGTTCGGCTACAACCTCGCGCTCGCGGGCTTCTTCGGGATGCTCGTCGCCGCCGTCTACGATCTCGCGGGGTCGGTCGCCGCGAGCCGCGGCCGGTCGCGCCGGACCGCGGGCCTGCTCGGGGCGTTCCTCGTCGGCGTCGCGGGGAACCTCCACACGGCGGGCTGGGTGTTCCTCCGGGCGCTCCCGCCCGGCATCCGAGAGTCCGTCGCCGGATCCCTCGGGTTCGACGCCGGGGAGGTCGTCGCCCGCGACTTCTCCTACTGGACCGCCAGCCGGGTCATCCCCGGCACGATCAACGAGTTCCCGCTGTTCGCGTGGCTCAACGGCGACCTCCACGCCCACATGACGATGACGCCGTTCCTGCTGCTGGGGGCGGCGCTCGCGTTCGCGCTGTATCGCACGCCCGAATCGGAACCCCGTCGCCGGCGACTCCTGCTGTTCGGCGCCGTCCCGCTCGTGGGCGGCTTTCAGGTCGTGCTCGACACCTGGAGCTTCCCGAGCGTGTTCGGGCTCACGTGGTTGGCGGTCGCGACCGCGTCGGCGGCGCCGCGGACGCTGTTGCCCGCGGCGATTCGGCGTCCCCTCGACGCGCGCCTCGGCGAGGGCGCCGGCGACAGCCGTCTCCCCGAGGAACTCGGCCGCCCCGTCGTCGCGGCCGCGGTCGTCGCCGCCGCCGGGGCGCTCGCGGTCGCCGTCGCCGCCCCGTTCCTGCTCGTCGCCGTCGCCGGCGGCGGCAGCGAGCGCGAACTCGCGGTGCTCCCCGTCGAGATGCGCTCGTCGCTGGGCGAGCTGCTCGTCGTTCACGGCGCCTTCCTCGTGACGTTTCTCGCGGGCCTGCTCGGGGCGGTCGGCCGGGAGCGTCCCGTCACGGTGATCGCCGGCGGCGTCGCGCTGGCGGTCGCCGGCGTGGCCGTCGGGCTGCCCGCGCTCGGCCTCTTCGGCGTCCTGCTGATCGCGGGGTGGGTCGCGCTGCGGACCGACCGCGCGGGCTTCGAGACGGTGTTGATCGTCGGCGGGGCGGGGCTGGCGCTGATCGTGGAACTCGTCTTCCTGAAGGAGCAGGCAGGCCCCGGCCGGATGAACACCGTGTTCAAGACGTACGCGCAGGTGTGGCCGCTGTGGGCCGCCGCCGCGGGCGTCGTCCTCGCGGGGTTCCTGAAGGCCGTGCCGCGCCCGGACGCCCCGGTGCCGTGGCCGAGTTCCGGCACGCGCGACGTGGCGGCGGCGGTGTTCGTCGCCGCCTTGCTCGTGTCGACGGGGATGTACGCCGCCTTCGCCGTCCCGGCGCACGTGAACGAGGGGTATCCCGACGAGCCGACGCTCGACGGCACCCACTTCGTCGGCGCGTTCCACCCCAGCGAGGAGCGCCCCATCGACTGGCTGGACGCCCGCGAGGGCCAACCCGTGATCCTCTCGGCGCCCGCGACCGGCGTGTACCCCGGCGCTGACAGCCGCTACGGCCACTCGCCGGGGATGTACACCTGGAACGCGAACCCCGCTGCGAGCCTCACCGGCCTGCCGACCGTCGCCGGCTGGCACCACGAGGTCGGCTATCGCGGTCCCGAGGCGTACTTCTCGCGGGTTCGGCAGGTCGACGACGCGTACACCTCGCGGGCGGCCGCCGTCGAGGTCTTCCGCGCGTACGACGTGCGCTACGTCTGGGTCGGCCCCGCCGAGCGCGAGCGCTACGACGGCCGCGGCATGATCGACTTCGCCTCAATCGACGGGGTCGAGACCGTCGAGGAGGCGTCGACGGCGTCGGTGATGGTGTTCCGGGTGACGGAGTCGGAGCTCCCGCCGGCGCCGGCGCTGCGGGACGAGGATAACTGA
- a CDS encoding transposase: MSSATLQDDPSVDSFFNVVETETLALFEHLSFEFLEEFDVFAPAKTGRTRDHEPPEMMRGFLHCYYKDIYGIRPVERELRNTVVWLSCGFDRPPSRDTVDRFLTDLEHVGEEVFDHLVEQAARRGLLDLTYCIDSTDVRTMPADQDASKCYDPTDDEYYYGYGCTIVSTGQKIPIAAEFTESKQAPEETAIRVTRDALAVAKPIWMVGDSAYDTLDWHDHLLAAGVVPVAPYNARNTDDPKDIEYRVEDRIEQHSEDVQLKQSTLDETYNRRTGVERTNDSVKDCGLGRTHARGRVHARAQVFLALCLRLVVAITNYERGDNPGSTIITV, encoded by the coding sequence ATGAGTTCAGCGACCCTGCAAGATGATCCTTCGGTAGACTCGTTCTTCAATGTCGTGGAGACCGAGACGCTAGCGTTGTTTGAGCACCTTTCCTTCGAGTTTCTCGAAGAATTCGATGTGTTCGCCCCGGCGAAGACGGGGCGAACACGAGACCACGAACCACCAGAGATGATGCGTGGCTTTCTCCACTGCTACTACAAGGACATCTACGGCATTCGTCCCGTTGAACGAGAGCTTCGAAACACAGTCGTCTGGCTGAGCTGTGGCTTCGATCGACCGCCGTCGAGAGACACGGTCGATCGCTTTCTCACCGACCTCGAACACGTCGGTGAGGAGGTGTTCGACCACCTCGTCGAGCAGGCCGCCCGCCGCGGCCTGCTCGATTTGACCTACTGTATCGATTCAACTGACGTGAGGACGATGCCCGCCGATCAAGATGCATCGAAGTGCTACGATCCAACCGACGACGAGTACTACTACGGCTACGGTTGCACGATCGTCTCGACCGGGCAAAAGATCCCGATCGCAGCCGAGTTCACAGAGAGTAAGCAAGCACCAGAGGAGACGGCGATACGCGTCACACGTGACGCGCTCGCCGTCGCCAAGCCGATCTGGATGGTCGGTGACAGCGCCTACGACACGCTCGACTGGCACGACCACCTGCTGGCCGCAGGGGTCGTGCCAGTCGCTCCGTACAACGCACGAAACACCGACGACCCAAAAGACATCGAATACAGGGTCGAAGACCGGATCGAACAACACAGCGAGGACGTTCAGCTGAAGCAGTCCACGTTGGATGAGACGTACAACCGCCGTACTGGAGTCGAACGAACCAACGACTCAGTGAAGGACTGCGGCCTCGGGCGAACGCACGCCCGAGGCCGCGTCCACGCACGGGCGCAGGTGTTTCTTGCCCTGTGCCTTCGCCTCGTCGTCGCTATCACCAACTACGAACGCGGAGACAATCCAGGAAGTACGATCATCACGGTGTGA
- a CDS encoding GtrA family protein produces the protein MNEEGALAALASGTRIGQFVSVGVVGFAFDITTSTALRELGVFPELAAFIGIEVAVVVMFLLNDRVTFADEGLGGLAPTLRRLAKSNVVRAGGIAVQLLVFTALFRVVALPLSVAGIDLWFVVSRAGGIGVGMVVNYVAESVFTWRVLE, from the coding sequence ATGAACGAGGAGGGCGCGCTCGCGGCGCTGGCCTCGGGGACCCGGATCGGCCAGTTCGTCTCAGTCGGCGTCGTCGGCTTCGCGTTCGACATCACCACCTCGACGGCGCTGCGCGAACTCGGCGTCTTCCCCGAACTCGCCGCCTTCATCGGGATCGAGGTGGCGGTGGTCGTGATGTTCCTGCTCAACGACCGCGTGACGTTCGCCGACGAGGGACTCGGCGGGCTCGCCCCGACGCTCCGGCGACTGGCGAAGTCGAACGTCGTCCGCGCCGGGGGCATCGCGGTCCAACTGCTCGTGTTCACGGCGCTGTTCCGCGTGGTCGCGCTCCCGCTGTCGGTCGCCGGGATCGACCTCTGGTTCGTGGTCTCCCGGGCCGGCGGCATCGGCGTCGGGATGGTCGTCAACTACGTCGCCGAGAGCGTGTTCACCTGGCGCGTGCTGGAGTGA
- a CDS encoding glycosyltransferase: MQPTVGVVVPAYHPDPGRLRTYLRAIRETINPDELRVELDLPDAAGGASGDSDAAADAASDSAVPFDLPDDVDCRVVRRRRGKGAAVTAGFEALSTDVYAFADADGATPAPSLADVIATVRGGDADLAAGSRRHPDADVRSHQTFARRFLGDGFAWIARRLLDAELYDYQCGAKAITATAWERARDHLYEPGFAWDIELVAVAAALDYRIVEVPVTWEDQPGSTVSPVGDTLDMGRGLLVARHRARLIRNDRLHRLIDREEGVALIDRPDDRGAVSDGGAAPGRPDDRKGEGAGDSAGDDTAGEGTESR, translated from the coding sequence ATGCAGCCGACCGTCGGCGTCGTCGTCCCCGCCTACCACCCGGACCCCGGTCGGCTCCGGACCTACCTCCGCGCGATCCGCGAGACGATCAACCCCGACGAGCTCCGCGTCGAACTCGACCTTCCCGACGCTGCCGGCGGTGCGAGCGGCGACTCCGATGCCGCCGCCGACGCCGCCTCCGATTCGGCAGTGCCCTTCGACCTCCCGGACGACGTGGACTGCCGCGTCGTCCGTCGCCGTCGCGGGAAGGGGGCGGCCGTCACCGCCGGCTTCGAGGCGCTCTCGACGGACGTGTACGCCTTCGCCGACGCCGACGGCGCGACGCCGGCGCCGTCGCTGGCGGACGTGATCGCCACCGTCCGCGGCGGCGACGCGGACCTCGCGGCGGGGTCGCGGCGCCACCCGGACGCCGACGTGCGCTCCCATCAGACGTTCGCCCGGCGGTTCCTCGGCGACGGGTTCGCGTGGATCGCCCGCCGCCTGCTCGACGCGGAGCTGTACGACTACCAGTGCGGCGCGAAGGCGATCACGGCGACGGCGTGGGAGCGCGCCCGCGACCACCTCTACGAACCGGGGTTCGCGTGGGACATCGAGCTCGTCGCCGTCGCGGCGGCGCTTGACTACCGGATCGTGGAGGTGCCGGTCACGTGGGAGGACCAGCCGGGCTCGACCGTCTCGCCCGTGGGCGACACGCTCGACATGGGGCGCGGGCTGTTGGTGGCACGCCACCGCGCGCGTCTCATCCGGAACGACCGGCTCCACCGCCTGATCGATCGCGAGGAGGGCGTCGCGCTGATCGACCGACCCGACGACCGCGGCGCCGTGAGCGACGGGGGCGCCGCGCCGGGGCGACCCGACGACCGCAAGGGCGAGGGCGCCGGCGACTCCGCCGGCGACGACACTGCCGGCGAGGGGACCGAGTCGCGATGA
- a CDS encoding branched-chain amino acid ABC transporter permease: protein MNVVDGVRGWFGELTRAERGVTGFVVVLAALLLVGLVTGGLAPTYFLYLVGLVGMYVLLSFGLNVQWGYTGLINFSVAAFFGIGAYGTALLTAGNSPVGADGWRLSLAGVELVWVSGARLYGLLPLTVLGLLLAVALAAAVAVAIGIPTLRLRADYLAIASLGLAEVVRLLFLNQRGVTNGSAGLRGLPGFFDGWPVLGTLPQTLPGVRVHELAVGLPGVFTTRLLGFTLGAPFWQALLNVALVLAMVTAVYAVLRRVHRSPWGRVLATIRSDEDLAEALGKDTYAFKMQSFVLGSVIMALAGVFYAHLNLFVSPGDLAPINTFYVWIAVILGGSGSNRGAIFGGFVVIAIREGTRFLGEVLPASFPVDLPLVTSTYATVVNNFASTRLLAVGVLIILVMRFRPQGVLPPQRELIWPSSVAASAGPGETNPRETIEEDAAAGAHGTDAGPDGEPDEPAVRNGGETDE, encoded by the coding sequence GTGAACGTCGTCGACGGGGTCCGCGGGTGGTTCGGGGAGCTCACCCGCGCGGAACGGGGCGTGACCGGCTTCGTGGTCGTGCTGGCGGCGCTGCTACTGGTCGGCCTCGTCACTGGCGGGCTGGCGCCGACGTACTTCCTGTACCTCGTCGGCCTCGTCGGGATGTACGTCCTGCTGTCGTTCGGGCTGAACGTGCAGTGGGGCTACACCGGGCTGATCAACTTCTCGGTCGCGGCGTTCTTCGGGATCGGCGCCTACGGGACGGCGCTGCTCACCGCCGGCAACTCGCCGGTCGGGGCCGACGGATGGCGACTCAGCCTCGCCGGCGTGGAGCTGGTGTGGGTCTCGGGAGCGCGGCTCTACGGCCTCCTCCCGCTCACCGTCCTCGGCCTGCTGCTCGCGGTGGCGCTCGCGGCCGCGGTCGCCGTCGCCATCGGCATCCCGACGCTGCGGCTGCGCGCCGACTACCTCGCGATCGCGTCGCTCGGGCTCGCGGAGGTCGTCCGCCTGCTGTTCCTCAACCAGCGCGGCGTGACGAACGGGAGCGCCGGCCTCCGCGGGCTCCCCGGTTTCTTCGACGGCTGGCCGGTGTTGGGCACGCTCCCGCAGACGCTGCCCGGGGTCCGCGTTCACGAGCTGGCGGTCGGGCTCCCGGGGGTGTTCACGACGCGACTCCTCGGGTTCACGCTCGGGGCGCCGTTCTGGCAGGCGCTGTTGAACGTCGCGCTCGTGCTCGCGATGGTCACCGCGGTGTACGCGGTGTTGCGCCGCGTCCACCGTTCGCCGTGGGGGCGCGTGCTCGCGACGATCCGCTCGGACGAGGATCTGGCGGAGGCGCTGGGGAAGGACACCTACGCGTTCAAGATGCAGTCGTTCGTGCTCGGGAGCGTGATCATGGCGCTGGCGGGCGTGTTCTACGCGCACCTGAACCTCTTCGTCAGCCCGGGCGACCTGGCGCCGATCAACACGTTCTACGTGTGGATCGCGGTGATCCTCGGCGGGAGCGGGTCGAACCGCGGGGCGATCTTCGGCGGCTTCGTCGTCATCGCCATCCGCGAGGGGACCCGCTTCCTCGGGGAGGTGCTGCCGGCGTCGTTCCCGGTCGACCTGCCGCTCGTGACGAGCACGTACGCGACGGTCGTGAACAACTTCGCGTCGACGCGGCTGCTCGCGGTCGGCGTGCTCATCATCCTCGTGATGCGGTTCCGCCCGCAGGGCGTGCTTCCGCCGCAGCGAGAGCTCATCTGGCCGTCGTCGGTCGCCGCCTCGGCGGGGCCGGGCGAGACGAACCCCCGCGAGACGATCGAGGAGGACGCCGCCGCGGGCGCACACGGGACGGACGCCGGTCCCGACGGGGAGCCGGACGAGCCCGCGGTCCGAAACGGGGGTGAGACCGATGAGTGA
- a CDS encoding ABC transporter substrate-binding protein: protein MVADDTEPNRRDVLRLSGAAGLAGLAGLAGCSTTDDPATDTATEEPNGGGGGDGDDEETTADDGGDGDDGGDTGPYTIGMVDSLTGSLSAFGQRNQRGKDLALADVNEVGIGGRDLEIIVEDSESQSQAGVSAAQKLVNQDGVPFVIGAVGSGVSLAIYESVIQGTDVVQLSQNSTSPDLTDFPGLLRMSPTGSTQSTALANIIGEDGYDSVALAWVNNDYGQGLAETFREEWDGEIAYDQPHDQGQSSYSSTVSGMANSGADAWLFITYQPEFTSMAQEAYSNGYEAQFYGADSVQGSDVLDNTPEGSLDGMTIVVPSAAVDQDNYQAFASEFESEYGESPTSWSAFAYDCVVTAALSIATADEFTGAALQETVRDVTRPEGEEVFTFAEAMEVLGEDGSPDDIDYQGVSGPIDFDENGDPVGFLQILTVEDHEYVSSGTIEG, encoded by the coding sequence ATGGTAGCAGATGACACTGAACCGAACCGGCGCGACGTACTGAGGCTGTCCGGGGCCGCGGGGCTCGCGGGACTGGCCGGGCTCGCCGGCTGTAGCACGACCGACGACCCGGCGACCGACACCGCGACCGAGGAACCGAACGGCGGCGGTGGCGGCGACGGCGACGACGAGGAGACCACCGCCGACGACGGCGGGGACGGAGACGACGGCGGGGACACCGGGCCGTACACCATCGGCATGGTCGACTCGCTCACCGGATCGCTGTCGGCGTTCGGCCAGCGCAACCAGCGCGGGAAGGACCTCGCGCTCGCCGACGTGAACGAGGTCGGCATCGGCGGACGCGACCTGGAGATCATCGTCGAGGACTCCGAGAGCCAGTCGCAGGCCGGCGTCTCGGCGGCCCAGAAGCTCGTCAACCAGGACGGCGTCCCGTTCGTCATCGGCGCCGTCGGCTCGGGCGTCTCGCTGGCGATCTACGAGTCGGTGATCCAGGGGACCGACGTGGTGCAGTTGAGCCAGAACTCCACCAGCCCGGACCTGACGGACTTCCCCGGACTGCTCCGGATGTCGCCGACGGGGAGCACCCAGTCGACGGCGCTGGCGAACATCATCGGCGAGGACGGCTACGACTCGGTCGCGCTCGCGTGGGTGAACAACGACTACGGGCAGGGGCTCGCCGAGACGTTCCGCGAGGAGTGGGACGGCGAGATCGCCTACGACCAGCCCCACGACCAGGGGCAGTCGTCGTACTCCTCGACGGTGTCCGGGATGGCGAACTCCGGCGCGGATGCGTGGCTGTTCATCACCTACCAGCCGGAGTTCACCTCGATGGCCCAGGAGGCGTACTCCAACGGCTACGAGGCACAGTTCTACGGCGCCGACTCCGTCCAGGGGTCGGACGTGCTCGACAACACGCCCGAGGGGAGCCTCGACGGCATGACGATCGTCGTCCCCTCCGCGGCGGTCGATCAGGACAACTACCAGGCGTTCGCCTCGGAGTTCGAGTCCGAGTACGGCGAGTCGCCGACCTCGTGGTCGGCGTTCGCCTACGACTGCGTGGTCACGGCGGCGCTGTCGATCGCGACCGCCGACGAGTTCACCGGCGCGGCCCTCCAGGAGACCGTCCGCGACGTGACCCGGCCGGAGGGCGAGGAGGTGTTCACGTTCGCGGAGGCGATGGAGGTGCTCGGCGAGGACGGCTCGCCCGACGACATCGACTACCAGGGCGTCTCCGGCCCGATCGACTTCGACGAGAACGGCGATCCGGTCGGGTTCCTGCAGATCCTCACCGTGGAGGACCACGAGTACGTCTCCTCGGGCACGATCGAGGGCTAA